The following proteins are co-located in the Candidatus Paracaedibacter acanthamoebae genome:
- a CDS encoding DUF1207 domain-containing protein: MGYVAAVINEAFPEEEIKYYIKDNQLNIIVRGTELDSTTQDKLVNRLKASSYFSKINVSSSEDQKITDKLHNIYGSSAIKTSPAISKLEIIPNGVIYEAPLADPKWPKFSAGYQRHSPSVYGKNVFDLAFGENLALLRYHTSHLTYEIGIQAGLTGLMDFSQSPSRLINSDYFVGLGLSMVYDKKWQNLIQFSHISSHIGDEFIISRPRYLDKRINLSYEALKWYTAYKLGSFRPYIGLGYLMDQDPSYLKPFTIETGIDYLSKTKILWDKARFIFGVNAFFWNETKYSPRVNVSTGLQLANPVWSGRTLKFLVNYTNGNSRHGQFYKKREKYLGVSVNISS, encoded by the coding sequence ATGGGGTACGTCGCAGCTGTTATTAACGAAGCCTTCCCCGAAGAAGAGATCAAATACTACATCAAAGATAATCAACTCAATATTATCGTTAGGGGGACGGAACTTGATTCCACAACCCAAGACAAACTTGTAAATCGGTTAAAAGCATCCAGCTATTTCTCCAAAATTAATGTTTCTTCTTCGGAGGATCAAAAAATAACTGATAAGCTCCACAATATTTATGGATCCTCTGCTATTAAAACATCTCCGGCAATCAGCAAATTAGAAATTATTCCCAATGGAGTTATTTATGAAGCTCCCCTCGCCGATCCTAAATGGCCAAAATTTTCAGCTGGCTATCAACGTCATTCCCCCTCTGTTTATGGAAAAAACGTTTTTGACCTTGCGTTTGGGGAAAATCTGGCCTTATTACGCTATCACACCTCTCATTTAACGTATGAAATAGGCATTCAGGCGGGGTTAACCGGATTAATGGATTTCTCACAATCTCCCTCCCGCTTAATTAATTCGGATTACTTTGTCGGCCTGGGGCTATCAATGGTCTATGATAAGAAATGGCAAAATCTGATTCAATTCTCCCACATAAGTTCACATATCGGCGATGAATTCATTATTTCTCGTCCCCGCTATTTAGATAAAAGAATTAATCTAAGTTACGAGGCATTAAAATGGTACACAGCATATAAACTTGGTTCTTTCCGACCTTACATTGGCTTGGGTTACTTAATGGATCAAGACCCTTCATACCTTAAACCGTTCACCATAGAAACTGGCATAGACTATCTTTCCAAAACAAAAATTTTATGGGATAAAGCTCGCTTCATTTTCGGAGTTAATGCCTTTTTCTGGAATGAAACAAAATATAGCCCTCGGGTGAATGTTTCAACAGGTCTTCAACTGGCTAATCCCGTCTGGTCTGGTCGAACGCTTAAATTCCTGGTTAACTATACGAATGGCAATTCTCGCCATGGCCAGTTCTATAAAAAAAGAGAAAAGTATTTGGGCGTGAGTGTTAATATCTCTAGTTAG
- a CDS encoding DASS family sodium-coupled anion symporter produces MSPIFSFLIPALLGIGLYFYPAPTGMDPQGWHLFAIFVATISGLIFKPLPMGAVALIGLAATVLTGTLKLQPEALSGYGDSIIWLVLYVFFIARGFIKTKLGIRIAYKFVQWFGRSALGMGYSIVATELFIAPFVPSSAARAGGIMYPVVTAISESMGSHPYDASRRKIGAYLHKIAYNGNLITSAMFLTAMAANPMCQSFAASQGVQITWSNWAVAAAVPGLLSLLVLPLFFYFAFPPTQKRFDHAPDLARKKLADMGTMSGQEWLMAGVFALMLGLWIFGEPYGISAATTALLGLCLLLVTKILTWNDVLEEKEAWHTLIWFAILVTMAKYLQIYGVVAWFSTMVSTLVTGMDWMSAFAVLILIYFYSHYFFASNTSHVSAMYAAFLAVAISVGTPPLIAALGFGFCSSLFSSMTHYGASSSAMFFGAGYVDIGTWWRLGFMISVINLIIWFGVGSIWWKAIGLW; encoded by the coding sequence ATGAGTCCGATTTTTAGCTTTTTAATCCCTGCTCTCTTGGGAATAGGGTTATATTTTTACCCAGCCCCGACAGGGATGGATCCCCAAGGCTGGCATTTATTCGCCATTTTTGTGGCAACCATTTCTGGGTTAATTTTTAAGCCATTACCCATGGGGGCAGTGGCTCTTATTGGATTAGCCGCAACAGTCTTGACAGGGACGTTAAAACTACAGCCCGAAGCTCTTAGCGGCTATGGCGATAGTATTATCTGGCTTGTCCTCTATGTATTTTTTATTGCCCGCGGGTTCATCAAAACAAAACTCGGTATCCGTATTGCCTATAAATTTGTTCAGTGGTTTGGTCGCAGTGCTTTGGGAATGGGATACAGTATTGTTGCAACAGAATTGTTTATTGCGCCTTTCGTTCCAAGCAGCGCTGCCCGCGCCGGCGGTATCATGTATCCTGTGGTGACTGCGATTTCTGAGTCAATGGGCAGCCATCCTTATGATGCATCCCGCCGTAAGATTGGGGCCTATTTGCACAAGATTGCCTATAACGGCAATTTAATTACCAGCGCTATGTTCTTAACCGCTATGGCTGCCAATCCAATGTGTCAATCCTTTGCTGCAAGTCAAGGCGTTCAAATTACCTGGAGTAACTGGGCCGTTGCTGCCGCTGTTCCGGGCTTATTGTCTCTGCTTGTTTTACCTTTATTCTTTTACTTCGCCTTTCCTCCCACCCAAAAGCGTTTTGACCATGCCCCTGATCTCGCCCGGAAAAAGCTAGCAGACATGGGAACAATGAGTGGTCAAGAATGGTTGATGGCGGGCGTCTTTGCTTTGATGCTGGGGCTGTGGATTTTTGGTGAACCTTATGGTATCTCTGCAGCAACAACAGCTCTTTTAGGCCTTTGCTTATTGCTTGTGACCAAAATCCTAACATGGAATGATGTTCTAGAAGAAAAAGAAGCTTGGCACACCTTAATTTGGTTTGCGATTTTAGTCACCATGGCTAAGTATCTTCAAATCTATGGTGTCGTTGCTTGGTTTTCCACCATGGTAAGCACTCTTGTCACGGGAATGGATTGGATGTCAGCCTTTGCGGTGCTGATCCTCATTTATTTCTATAGCCACTATTTCTTCGCCAGCAACACCTCCCATGTCAGCGCCATGTATGCCGCTTTCTTAGCTGTTGCAATTTCAGTGGGCACACCGCCATTGATTGCAGCTTTGGGCTTTGGATTCTGTTCCAGTCTATTTTCAAGCATGACCCACTATGGGGCCAGCTCTTCGGCCATGTTTTTTGGAGCCGGCTATGTGGATATTGGCACATGGTGGCGCCTGGGCTTCATGATCAGTGTGATCAATTTAATTATCTGGTTTGGGGTGGGAAGCATATGGTGGAAGGCTATCGGTCTTTGGTAA
- a CDS encoding patatin-like phospholipase family protein, translating into MLRRNRLLVTLLSLALTACTQLKFADSPHPYDPQLPIYQDIDIAFVLGGGGAKGLAHVGIMEELMKEGIYPDLIVGCSAGSIVGALYADSLDINQVKALLLPQVRENLVNISLNFLPFGISDGNGLQSFLTEALKARYFEELKIPFVAVATNLQFGDMTALGRGKLIPAVKASSAFPGIFTPVEVQGQFFVDGGVSNNAPAEIAHRMGAKFIIAIELDAGLPDTAPSHALGILRRCLQISLRHQSRLALVNADYVLKVSLPMMGTFDNGMNEVVYQRGLEVGRNEAPKIRQLIEQKLGKQTGVH; encoded by the coding sequence ATGTTGCGAAGAAATAGACTGCTTGTTACCCTGCTATCTTTGGCATTAACAGCGTGTACTCAACTGAAATTTGCAGATTCTCCTCATCCCTATGATCCCCAACTGCCTATCTATCAGGATATAGATATTGCGTTTGTACTGGGCGGCGGCGGCGCAAAAGGCTTGGCCCATGTCGGGATTATGGAAGAACTCATGAAGGAGGGGATCTATCCTGATTTGATTGTGGGATGTAGTGCGGGTTCGATTGTGGGGGCCTTATATGCTGATTCTCTCGATATTAACCAGGTTAAGGCCCTCCTATTACCGCAGGTAAGGGAAAACCTTGTCAATATTTCATTGAACTTTCTACCCTTTGGGATTAGTGATGGCAATGGGTTGCAGTCTTTCCTCACTGAAGCCTTAAAGGCTCGGTACTTTGAAGAGCTTAAAATTCCTTTTGTTGCCGTTGCAACGAACCTTCAATTTGGGGATATGACAGCTTTAGGCAGAGGAAAATTGATTCCTGCTGTTAAAGCATCCTCAGCTTTCCCCGGTATTTTTACGCCAGTAGAGGTGCAAGGGCAATTCTTCGTAGATGGTGGCGTCTCTAATAATGCCCCGGCAGAAATCGCGCATCGAATGGGGGCTAAATTTATTATTGCTATTGAATTGGATGCAGGCTTACCTGACACTGCTCCCAGTCATGCTCTTGGAATCTTGCGACGCTGTTTGCAGATTAGTTTGCGTCATCAATCCCGTTTGGCCTTGGTCAATGCAGATTATGTGTTGAAAGTTTCCTTACCCATGATGGGCACATTTGATAATGGCATGAATGAAGTTGTTTATCAGCGGGGGTTGGAGGTAGGGCGCAATGAAGCCCCTAAAATCAGACAATTGATTGAGCAAAAATTAGGAAAGCAAACAGGAGTTCACTAA
- the arfB gene encoding alternative ribosome rescue aminoacyl-tRNA hydrolase ArfB, giving the protein MLWITDTLCLQDWELSETFVRASGPGGQNVNKVSTAVQLRFDVLNSPSLPADVRQRLLYSARPRLTKDGILIITVQKFRSQDQNRQEAKKRLIQLIKNALYKPVHRVATAPSRASKEKRLQVKAMQSQRKKLRKVIIEEG; this is encoded by the coding sequence ATGTTATGGATTACCGATACGCTCTGTTTGCAAGATTGGGAACTAAGTGAAACATTTGTCCGTGCCAGTGGGCCAGGAGGACAAAACGTGAATAAGGTTTCAACGGCCGTCCAACTGCGTTTTGATGTTTTAAACTCTCCTTCTTTGCCGGCAGACGTTCGTCAGCGCTTACTTTATAGTGCGCGCCCGCGTCTTACCAAAGACGGTATTTTGATTATCACGGTCCAGAAGTTTCGCAGTCAGGATCAAAATCGCCAAGAAGCAAAAAAACGGCTTATCCAGCTCATTAAAAATGCCCTTTACAAACCAGTTCATCGGGTTGCAACAGCGCCATCCCGGGCTTCAAAAGAGAAACGATTGCAAGTAAAAGCCATGCAAAGCCAACGAAAAAAACTGAGAAAGGTGATTATAGAAGAAGGGTAA
- a CDS encoding NAD(P)/FAD-dependent oxidoreductase: MMQDYDVVVIGGGAAGLMAALQAGRRGRRILLIEHTAKIGEKIRISGGGRCNFTNLGAGPANYLCSNPHFVKSALAGFTQRDFIKMVQDHGIQYHEKTLGQLFCDGSSKQIIQMLLDECAKAQVKILLSCRVNDIGKSDQFSVVSDKGTFIAQSVIIATGGLSIPQIGASDFGYRIAKKFGVSLRATRPALVSLTVGADDLQQFRAISGISNASIVSYGNTKFSENILFTHRGLSGPAILQISSYLPAFSGEKLSINLLPSLDLSQLISQNKDSKKTLCNFLKQYLSDRLVDFMVDDSFWHRPMTEVKKSSLLAIADRLHNFPVTIQGSEGYQKAEVTIGGVDTDYLSSKTMMVKNVPGLFFIGEVVDVTGWLGGYNFQWAWSSGYAAGLSC, from the coding sequence ATGATGCAAGATTATGATGTGGTTGTCATTGGCGGCGGTGCTGCCGGCTTAATGGCAGCTCTGCAGGCAGGCCGCCGCGGTCGGCGTATCCTTCTTATTGAACATACGGCCAAGATTGGGGAAAAAATTCGCATTTCCGGTGGGGGGCGTTGTAATTTCACTAATCTGGGTGCCGGCCCTGCAAACTATTTATGTTCTAATCCTCACTTTGTTAAATCAGCTTTAGCGGGATTCACGCAGCGCGATTTTATCAAAATGGTTCAGGATCATGGCATTCAGTATCATGAAAAGACGCTAGGGCAGCTTTTTTGTGATGGGTCTTCTAAGCAGATTATTCAAATGTTGCTGGATGAATGTGCTAAAGCTCAGGTGAAAATTCTATTATCATGTCGCGTGAATGATATAGGCAAATCAGATCAATTTTCTGTTGTATCCGATAAGGGAACTTTTATAGCACAGTCTGTCATTATAGCGACCGGTGGCTTATCAATTCCCCAAATTGGTGCTAGTGATTTTGGTTATCGAATTGCCAAAAAATTTGGTGTTTCTCTCCGAGCCACTCGCCCAGCTTTAGTTTCATTAACTGTAGGTGCTGATGATTTACAGCAATTCAGAGCTATCAGCGGCATTTCCAATGCTTCTATTGTTTCTTATGGTAATACTAAATTCTCTGAAAATATTCTTTTCACACATCGCGGGTTAAGTGGGCCAGCCATCTTGCAAATATCCTCTTATCTTCCTGCTTTTTCTGGAGAAAAACTTTCAATTAATCTATTGCCATCTCTCGATTTATCGCAGCTCATCAGTCAAAATAAAGATTCTAAAAAAACTTTGTGCAATTTCTTAAAGCAGTATCTGAGTGATCGGTTAGTGGATTTCATGGTCGATGATTCTTTCTGGCACAGACCGATGACAGAAGTTAAGAAGAGCAGCCTTTTAGCTATTGCTGACAGGCTGCATAATTTTCCTGTAACAATTCAAGGCAGCGAGGGGTATCAAAAAGCAGAAGTCACAATCGGTGGGGTGGATACTGATTATCTATCATCAAAAACCATGATGGTCAAAAATGTGCCCGGTTTATTTTTTATTGGGGAAGTTGTCGATGTCACCGGCTGGTTGGGAGGTTATAATTTTCAATGGGCTTGGTCGTCGGGCTATGCGGCCGGCCTTTCCTGTTAA
- the gyrB gene encoding DNA topoisomerase (ATP-hydrolyzing) subunit B, with the protein MTAQKHEEILDSIAENGEGYNADSIKILKGLDAVRKRPGMYIGDTDDGTGLHHMVYEVVDNAIDETLAGHCDRIDVIINQDNSVTVRDNGRGIPVDIHPEMGVSAAEVIMTQLHAGGKFDQNSYKVSGGLHGVGVSVVNALSEVLELTVWRKGEKHFMRFKHGVAEAPLTVVDKGEASGTEVRFLPSKETFAITEFDRATIEHRLRELAFLNSGVNIILRDERGDEPYEIQLHYEGGIEEFVNYLKRGKTSLQNKTVVATGTKDRVTVEIALEWTDSYHETMLCFTNNIPQRDGGTHLAGFRAALTRTVSNYMASTPMGKKDKTAVSGEDAREGLICVLSIKVPDPKFSSQTKDKLVSSEVRPAVENIVSEALDQWFEENPADAKHIVGKVIEAAAAREAARRARELTRRKGALDLASLPGKLADCQERDPSKSEIFIVEGDSAGGSAKQGRNRHFQAILPLKGKILNVERARFDKMLGSVEIGTLITALGTGIGAEEFNPDKLRYHKIIIMTDADVDGSHIRTLLLTFFYRQMRPLIDRGYLYIAQPPLYKVKRGQSEVYLKDERAMENYLLDAACNESSFTPANGAPISGVALRTLSELIMKAHHSVIGLTRRITNPLLIEQTLFAGLFENPTMDLEIIVNKLDQASAALQVAGKPVYRQKWSAIREGQDMVFTHTVAGVSESWRFDENALRAPEIRSLLNLKAELVDFFQNPGHFSVKENHTPIVGPTSLGNALLEQGRKGITMSRFKGLGEMNAEQLWETTLDPEARTLLQVKLDHMEEAEEIFSTLMGDVVEPRREFIQANALKVVNLDA; encoded by the coding sequence ATGACAGCGCAAAAACACGAAGAAATCCTTGACTCAATTGCAGAAAATGGTGAGGGATATAATGCCGATTCCATTAAAATTTTGAAAGGGCTCGATGCTGTTCGCAAGCGTCCGGGCATGTATATTGGTGATACAGACGATGGCACGGGTTTGCATCACATGGTCTATGAAGTGGTCGACAATGCCATTGACGAAACTCTTGCAGGGCACTGTGATCGCATTGATGTCATTATTAATCAAGATAACTCTGTGACTGTCCGCGACAACGGTCGTGGCATTCCAGTCGATATTCACCCCGAAATGGGGGTTTCTGCCGCTGAAGTTATCATGACTCAACTGCACGCGGGTGGAAAGTTTGACCAAAATTCTTACAAAGTCTCAGGCGGATTACACGGCGTTGGTGTGTCTGTTGTTAATGCCTTGTCAGAGGTTTTAGAACTAACAGTTTGGCGTAAGGGAGAAAAGCATTTTATGCGATTTAAGCACGGTGTGGCCGAGGCTCCGCTGACTGTTGTGGACAAAGGAGAGGCTAGTGGAACAGAAGTTCGATTTTTACCATCCAAAGAAACATTTGCTATTACCGAATTTGATCGCGCAACGATTGAACATCGACTCCGAGAATTAGCGTTTCTCAATTCTGGCGTAAATATTATTTTGCGTGATGAACGTGGTGACGAACCTTATGAAATTCAACTTCATTATGAAGGTGGGATTGAAGAATTTGTCAATTATCTCAAAAGAGGCAAAACTTCTTTACAGAATAAAACCGTTGTCGCCACTGGCACAAAGGACAGAGTGACTGTTGAAATTGCCTTGGAATGGACAGACAGTTATCACGAAACCATGCTTTGTTTTACCAACAATATCCCCCAACGGGATGGAGGAACTCACTTAGCCGGATTCCGCGCAGCTTTAACCCGGACGGTTAGCAATTATATGGCTAGCACACCGATGGGGAAAAAAGATAAAACGGCAGTCAGCGGTGAAGATGCGCGAGAAGGATTGATTTGCGTCCTTTCTATTAAAGTCCCAGATCCAAAATTCTCCTCCCAAACAAAAGATAAATTGGTTTCTTCCGAAGTTCGCCCAGCGGTTGAAAATATTGTTTCTGAAGCCTTAGACCAATGGTTTGAAGAAAATCCCGCTGATGCTAAACACATTGTTGGTAAAGTTATTGAAGCAGCTGCCGCCCGTGAAGCCGCCCGTCGTGCTCGTGAATTGACTCGACGCAAGGGCGCCTTAGACCTTGCCTCCCTTCCCGGTAAATTGGCTGACTGCCAAGAACGGGACCCATCGAAGAGTGAAATCTTTATTGTTGAGGGAGATTCCGCCGGTGGATCAGCGAAACAAGGACGAAACCGTCACTTCCAAGCTATTTTACCGTTAAAAGGTAAGATTTTGAATGTGGAACGGGCTCGCTTTGATAAGATGCTGGGGTCGGTTGAAATCGGGACCTTAATCACCGCTTTAGGTACTGGAATTGGCGCTGAAGAATTTAACCCGGATAAATTACGGTACCACAAAATCATTATTATGACTGACGCGGACGTCGACGGCAGCCATATTCGCACTTTACTGTTAACCTTCTTCTATCGTCAGATGCGACCCTTAATTGATCGTGGCTATCTTTACATCGCTCAGCCCCCTCTTTATAAGGTAAAGCGTGGTCAGTCAGAAGTTTATCTGAAGGATGAGCGAGCTATGGAAAACTACCTTCTCGATGCGGCTTGCAATGAATCCAGCTTTACACCAGCAAATGGCGCTCCTATTTCAGGCGTTGCTCTTAGAACTCTTTCAGAATTAATTATGAAAGCTCACCACAGCGTCATAGGATTAACACGGCGGATCACCAATCCGCTCCTGATCGAACAAACTTTGTTTGCAGGATTATTTGAAAATCCTACTATGGACTTAGAAATTATCGTTAATAAACTGGATCAAGCTTCGGCGGCCTTACAAGTAGCAGGCAAACCCGTCTATCGTCAAAAATGGTCGGCCATACGAGAAGGTCAAGACATGGTCTTTACTCACACTGTTGCTGGCGTTTCAGAGAGCTGGCGTTTTGATGAAAACGCTCTGCGGGCCCCAGAAATCAGATCTCTTTTAAATTTAAAGGCTGAGCTCGTAGACTTTTTCCAAAATCCAGGCCATTTTAGTGTCAAAGAAAACCATACCCCCATTGTCGGGCCAACCAGTTTAGGCAATGCTCTTCTAGAACAAGGTCGCAAAGGAATCACCATGAGCCGATTTAAAGGGCTTGGTGAAATGAATGCGGAACAATTGTGGGAAACGACGCTAGACCCCGAAGCTAGAACATTATTACAAGTTAAACTGGATCATATGGAAGAGGCCGAAGAAATCTTCTCAACGTTGATGGGAGACGTTGTCGAACCTCGCCGTGAATTCATTCAAGCAAATGCCTTGAAAGTCGTCAATTTAGATGCTTAA